The following coding sequences are from one Hydra vulgaris chromosome 04, alternate assembly HydraT2T_AEP window:
- the LOC101237646 gene encoding large ribosomal subunit protein mL40 — protein MSIKRVINTAVTKKTVNNVRLFMTTTKLNHSPNLKKKQAPQLDQKKLQRQKELEEAKLRKQIITPPIDPDSVPHPFWFNADRQRQSAILSEKEQEERDLILKDWSRLQMNNHMACLQSIKIKVKCRTNALQELKKESEFLYNQAILVDRQMFPLTLIGPVETPPLDGYEAPDFVTEKK, from the coding sequence ATGTCTATTAAAAGAGTTATCAATACAGCTGTAACCAAAAAGACTGTTAATAATGTACGTCTGTTTATGACAACAACAAAACTGAATCACagtcctaatttaaaaaaaaaacaagcaccTCAATTGGACCAAAAAAAGTTACAGAGACAAAAAGAACTTGAAGAGGCTAAACTGAGAAAGCAAATTATTACTCCACCAATAGATCCTGATTCAGTACCTCATCCATTTTGGTTTAATGCAGATCGACAGCGTCAAAGTGCTATATTATCTGAAAAGGAACAAGAAGAAAGAGATTTAATTTTGAAAGATTGGTCACGATTACAAATGAACAATCACATGGCATGCttacaaagtataaaaataaaagtgaaatgTCGCACCAATGCTTTGCAAGAACTTAAAAAAGAGTCCGAGTTTTTATATAACCAAGCAATTTTAGTGGACAGACAAATGTTTCCGTTAACTTTAATTGGGCCAGTTGAAACACCTCCACTAGATGGTTATGAAGCTCCTGACTTTGTTACagaaaaaaagtag
- the LOC136079299 gene encoding uncharacterized protein LOC136079299, giving the protein MEKRTFKGGAQKEREKRQKIMQEAAKNTLKLSDMFASTSKINAFDIENLNKDLDLSSSVSKNDDTIRCPIGADKVETSILEEITSVSTSTQANNEKITPTNKMFNFLSDNYFIRPGNQNYEEFFKKHPCQPTIDDITNLPFKPNLKFYRKDKVNRRWLSYSLEKNALFCTMCLAYSDITNNSSFVNLGMTDWRHTLQCVKEHENSKTHENCVNCHMLKSKGKDIYNLMFTNEGSARQKNIIERKQVLERIIDVVKLIGKRGLAFRAHRSESVSLLSLENNQDNHGNFGQWKINSSILLDIQEAGIFSLQIDTAQDVTQKDQCSIVVRYVKGNIYERVVAVLNCKSSTGKDMCNLISTFIKNSRLHIKNCIGNSTDGAANMRGQYNGFTSWLSKESPGQIHVWCYAHVLNLVVTDATSSVIEGETRWSAKETALKNFFGHYDKTQKPHYM; this is encoded by the exons atggaaaaaagaacatttaaaggAGGCGCTCAAAAAGAGAGAGAAAAGCGACAAAAAATCATGCAAGAAGCTGCTAAAAATACTCTTAAATTAAGTGATATGTTTGCTTCAACTTCTAAGATCAATGCatttgatattgaaaatttgaataagGATTTGGATTTAAGTTCATCAGTTTCAAAGAATGATGATACTATTAGGTGTCCCATTGGCGCAGATAAAGTTGAAACATCAATTCTCGAAGAAATAACTTCAGTTTCAACTTCCACCCAGGCCAATAATGAAAAGATAACACcaacaaacaaaatgtttaatttctTATCAGATAATTATTTCATAAGGCCAGGAAATCAAAATTatgaagagttttttaaaaagcatccATGCCAACCAACCATTGATGACATTACTAATTTACcttttaaaccaaatttaaaattttatagaaaagatAAAGTAAATAGGCGTTGGCTATCATATAGTTTGGAAAAAAATGCTCTATTTTGTACCATGTGTTTGGCTTACAGTGATATTACAAACAACAGTTCGTTTGTAAATCTTGGAATGACGGACTGGAGGCACACTTTGCAATGTGTTAAAGAACATGAAAATAGTAAAACTCATGAAAATTGTGTAAATTGTCATATGCTCAAATCTAAAGGCaaagatatttataatttaatgttcACAAATGAAGGAAGCGCACgtcagaaaaatattattgaacgAAAGCAAGTATTGGAAAGAATTATAGATGTTGTAAAATTAATTGGAAAAAGAGGATTAGCTTTTCGCGCTCACCGATCTGAATCTGTTTCtttactttcacttgaaaataatcaagacaaccatg GTAATTTTGGCCAGTGGAAAATTAATTCAAGCATTTTGTTAGATATACAGGAAGCAGGtattttttctttgcaaattgACACCGCACAGGACGTAACACAAAAGGATCAGTGCTCAATTGTTGTCCGATATGTAAAGGGAAATATTTATGAACGTGTAGTAGCTGTTTTAAATTGCAAATCGTCTACAGGGAAAGACATGTGCAATTTAATtagtacttttattaaaaacagtcgattacatattaaaaactgTATCGGTAATTCGACAGACGGAGCAGCAAACATGCGTGGACAATATAATGGCTTCACCAGTTGGTTAAGTAAAGAATCGCCTGGTCAAATTCACGTTTGGTGTTATGCCCACGTATTGAACTTAGTTGTCACAGATGCTACTAGTTCGGTAATTGAAG gTGAAACAAGATGGTCAGCAAAAGAAACagcacttaaaaatttttttgggcaTTATGATAAGACACAGAAACCTCATTATATGTAG